In one Mesorhizobium australicum genomic region, the following are encoded:
- the glpX gene encoding class II fructose-bisphosphatase, giving the protein MSTTTSGLDRILTLELVRVSERAAVAAARLRGRGDEKAADQVAVDAMRSELNRLDIKGTVVIGEGERDEAPMLYIGEEVGTGEGPVVDIALDPLEGTTICAKNLPNSLAVIAIAEKGTLLNAPDVYMDKIAIGPGYPDGTINIDLSPAENIARVAKAKGVPVNEVTACILDRPRHQKLIDEVRATGAAIRLIGDGDVAAVIHTTDPEETGIDIYMGTGGAPEGVLAAAALRCTGGQMQGRLILDTPEKVARAAKMGVSDPKRIYSIYDMASGDVLFAATGVTDGNMLAGVKFTKNYIETQTIVMRSSSRTVREIIARHQDLDKF; this is encoded by the coding sequence ATGTCCACAACCACGTCCGGCCTTGACCGCATCCTGACGCTCGAGCTCGTGCGTGTGTCCGAGCGCGCCGCCGTCGCCGCGGCAAGGCTGCGCGGCCGCGGCGATGAGAAAGCCGCCGACCAGGTCGCGGTGGACGCGATGCGGTCCGAACTCAACCGGCTGGACATCAAGGGCACCGTCGTCATCGGCGAAGGAGAGCGCGACGAGGCGCCGATGCTCTATATCGGCGAGGAGGTTGGAACCGGCGAAGGGCCGGTGGTCGACATTGCACTCGATCCGCTGGAAGGTACCACGATCTGCGCCAAGAACCTGCCGAATTCGCTGGCTGTCATCGCCATTGCCGAGAAGGGCACGCTTCTCAACGCCCCCGATGTCTACATGGACAAGATCGCGATCGGCCCCGGCTATCCGGACGGCACGATCAATATCGACCTGTCGCCGGCCGAGAACATTGCCCGTGTCGCCAAGGCCAAGGGCGTGCCGGTGAACGAGGTCACGGCCTGCATCCTCGATCGCCCGCGTCACCAGAAGCTGATCGACGAGGTGCGCGCCACGGGAGCGGCGATCCGCCTGATCGGCGACGGCGATGTGGCAGCGGTGATCCACACCACCGACCCGGAGGAGACCGGCATCGACATCTACATGGGCACCGGCGGCGCGCCCGAGGGCGTGCTGGCTGCGGCGGCTCTTCGCTGCACCGGCGGCCAGATGCAGGGCCGCCTGATCCTCGACACGCCTGAGAAAGTCGCCCGCGCAGCCAAGATGGGCGTCAGCGACCCCAAGCGCATCTACAGTATCTACGATATGGCGAGCGGCGATGTGCTGTTTGCCGCGACCGGCGTCACGGACGGCAACATGCTCGCCGGCGTGAAGTTCACCAAGAACTACATCGAGACGCAGACGATCGTCATGCGCTCCTCGTCGCGCACGGTCCGCGAGATCATTGCCCGGCATCAGGACCTCGACAAGTTCTGA
- a CDS encoding VOC family protein, translating into MFTHIMVGSNDLERSRRFYDAVFTAAGGEAGTIDAKGRVVYPKDGYRFMVTKPINGQSATFANGGTIGLLMADPSMVDAWHAAGIANGGSTAEDPPGIRQTGARKAYIAYLRDPDGNKLCASCRVPD; encoded by the coding sequence ATGTTTACGCATATCATGGTCGGATCGAACGATCTGGAGCGTTCGCGTCGGTTCTACGATGCCGTTTTCACGGCCGCGGGTGGCGAGGCGGGGACGATCGATGCAAAAGGGCGGGTGGTCTATCCGAAGGACGGCTACCGCTTCATGGTCACGAAGCCGATCAACGGACAGTCTGCGACATTCGCCAATGGCGGCACGATCGGCCTGCTGATGGCCGACCCGTCGATGGTCGACGCCTGGCATGCTGCAGGGATCGCGAACGGAGGATCGACCGCGGAGGACCCGCCGGGCATTCGCCAGACCGGAGCCCGCAAGGCCTACATCGCCTATCTGCGCGATCCGGATGGCAACAAGCTCTGCGCCAGCTGCCGGGTACCCGACTAA
- the recJ gene encoding single-stranded-DNA-specific exonuclease RecJ — MPQSPRLFLGVRSSATGIAWEHRLSERQENIALAIAQGHGISDIVARVLAGRNVGPDTAERFMDPTIRDLMPDPLTVTDMDRAGERIAQAIRRRERVAIFGDYDVDGACSAALMKRYLDHFGIQSEIYIPDRIFEGYGPNPEAMRELAARGASLIVTVDCGTNSAPSIEAATAAGADVVVLDHHQVGGPLPPARAVVNPNREDDLSGLGYLCAAGVVFMTLVQVSRVLRQAGGPQPPDLLAMLDLVALATVCDVVPLVGLNRAFVVKGLLAARRMTNPGVATLARASRIGEPLNPYHFGFMIGPRINAGGRIGDAALGSRLLTLDDPVEAAKIAETLDRLNSERQAMEQVMLAEAKAEADAELLGGQGPAVLVTANDGWHPGIVGLLASRLKDHTRRPAFAISFNSTGIGSGSGRSIVGFDLGRMVREAVDRGLLIKGGGHAMAAGITVERSRLGELRAFFEEHAGETVFELRNAESLKIDAAVSADGATLSLAEELERAGPFGPGHPQPMLALPRHRIVNVREVGNGGHLRVELRSEAGGRIPAMAFRAAESDLGAFLMSSRDIPVHIAGTLSINYWNGSSGAQLRIVDAALAE; from the coding sequence GTGCCACAGTCCCCCCGCCTCTTCCTCGGTGTCCGCAGCTCGGCCACGGGCATCGCCTGGGAGCATCGCCTGTCCGAAAGGCAGGAGAACATCGCGCTCGCCATCGCGCAGGGTCACGGCATCTCCGACATCGTCGCGCGCGTGCTGGCCGGGCGCAATGTCGGGCCCGACACGGCCGAGCGTTTCATGGATCCGACAATCCGCGATCTGATGCCGGATCCGCTGACCGTCACCGACATGGACAGGGCGGGCGAGCGCATCGCGCAAGCTATACGACGCCGCGAGCGGGTCGCGATCTTCGGCGACTATGACGTCGACGGCGCGTGCTCCGCGGCGCTGATGAAGCGTTATCTCGATCATTTCGGCATCCAGTCCGAGATCTACATTCCCGACCGCATCTTCGAGGGCTATGGGCCGAACCCGGAGGCGATGCGCGAGCTCGCCGCGCGCGGCGCGTCGCTCATCGTCACCGTCGACTGCGGCACCAACAGCGCCCCGTCGATCGAGGCCGCCACTGCGGCCGGCGCCGATGTGGTGGTGCTGGACCATCACCAGGTCGGCGGCCCCCTGCCGCCCGCGCGCGCGGTCGTCAATCCTAACCGCGAGGACGATCTATCTGGACTCGGCTATCTTTGTGCGGCGGGCGTCGTATTCATGACGCTGGTGCAAGTATCGCGCGTCCTGCGGCAGGCGGGCGGTCCGCAGCCTCCAGATCTTCTCGCCATGCTCGACCTCGTCGCGCTCGCGACGGTCTGCGACGTGGTGCCGCTCGTCGGCCTCAACCGCGCCTTCGTGGTAAAGGGGCTGCTGGCCGCGCGGCGCATGACCAATCCCGGCGTCGCCACGCTCGCGCGCGCCTCGCGCATCGGCGAGCCGCTCAATCCCTATCATTTCGGCTTCATGATCGGCCCGCGCATCAACGCCGGTGGCCGCATCGGCGACGCCGCTCTCGGCAGCCGGCTGCTAACCTTGGACGACCCGGTCGAGGCGGCCAAGATCGCCGAGACGCTGGATCGTCTGAACTCCGAGCGCCAGGCGATGGAGCAGGTGATGCTGGCCGAGGCGAAAGCCGAGGCCGACGCCGAGCTGCTGGGCGGGCAGGGGCCTGCTGTGCTCGTCACCGCGAATGACGGCTGGCATCCCGGCATAGTCGGCCTGCTCGCCTCGCGACTGAAGGACCATACGCGACGCCCGGCCTTCGCCATCTCATTCAACTCCACCGGCATCGGCTCCGGTTCCGGCCGCTCGATCGTCGGTTTTGATCTCGGCCGCATGGTGCGCGAGGCGGTCGACCGCGGCCTGCTGATCAAGGGCGGCGGGCATGCGATGGCGGCGGGCATCACGGTCGAACGCTCGCGGCTCGGGGAGTTGCGTGCCTTCTTCGAGGAGCATGCTGGCGAAACCGTGTTCGAGCTGCGCAACGCCGAAAGCCTCAAGATCGATGCCGCTGTCTCGGCCGACGGTGCGACGCTTTCGCTGGCGGAGGAACTGGAACGGGCCGGCCCGTTCGGCCCGGGCCATCCGCAGCCGATGCTGGCCCTGCCGCGCCATCGCATCGTGAATGTGCGGGAGGTCGGTAATGGCGGCCATTTGCGCGTCGAACTGCGATCGGAAGCGGGCGGGCGCATCCCGGCCATGGCTTTCCGTGCTGCCGAAAGCGATCTGGGGGCTTTCCTGATGTCCAGCCGCGACATACCGGTGCACATCGCCGGCACGTTGTCGATCAATTATTGGAATGGCAGCTCGGGCGCGCAGTTACGCATCGTGGATGCGGCGCTGGCCGAATAG
- a CDS encoding patatin family protein, with protein MLDWASLRGRTTGQDPYPPLPDELTRPLKKQGIALALGGGAARGWAHIGVLRALDEAGIRINMIAGTSIGALVGGCYLAGKLDELEEFARGLTKRRVFGLLDFHIGGSGLLGGMKLTARMQEHMRGVSFEDLDRPFVCVATEIRTGHEIWLSSGSLITAMRASYALPGVFEPVSCNKRLLVDGALVNPVPVSVCRAYEQPLVVAVNLHYDLFGRAAVVKHSAIDEPVLPAVPGAGGRESRLGITGVMVEAFNIIQDRISRARLAGDPPDLSLQPKLGHVGLTEFHRADELIRLGYEATRAQLGELERLQGVLA; from the coding sequence ATGCTCGACTGGGCATCCCTTCGAGGCAGGACCACGGGCCAGGACCCGTATCCCCCCTTGCCGGACGAACTCACCAGGCCGCTGAAGAAGCAGGGCATCGCCCTTGCGCTCGGCGGAGGTGCTGCTCGCGGCTGGGCGCATATCGGCGTCCTGAGGGCGCTCGACGAGGCCGGCATCCGCATCAACATGATCGCGGGCACCTCGATCGGCGCGCTGGTTGGCGGGTGCTATCTCGCCGGAAAACTCGACGAGTTGGAGGAGTTCGCGCGCGGGCTGACCAAGCGGCGCGTCTTCGGCCTTCTTGATTTCCATATCGGCGGAAGCGGCCTTCTGGGCGGCATGAAGCTGACGGCACGGATGCAGGAGCATATGCGCGGCGTCTCCTTCGAGGATCTCGACCGACCCTTTGTCTGCGTCGCCACCGAGATCAGGACTGGCCACGAGATCTGGCTGTCGAGCGGATCGCTCATCACCGCCATGCGCGCATCCTACGCGCTGCCGGGTGTCTTCGAGCCGGTCTCCTGCAACAAGCGGCTGCTGGTCGACGGCGCACTGGTCAATCCGGTGCCCGTATCCGTGTGCCGCGCCTACGAGCAGCCGCTCGTGGTGGCCGTCAACCTGCATTACGACCTGTTCGGCCGGGCGGCCGTGGTGAAGCACAGCGCCATCGACGAGCCGGTGCTGCCCGCCGTTCCGGGCGCAGGCGGGCGCGAGTCACGCCTCGGCATCACCGGCGTGATGGTCGAGGCCTTCAATATCATCCAGGACCGCATCTCTCGCGCGCGTCTTGCCGGCGACCCGCCGGACCTGTCCCTGCAGCCGAAGCTCGGCCATGTCGGGCTGACCGAGTTCCATCGCGCGGACGAGCTGATCCGGCTCGGCTACGAGGCCACCCGTGCGCAGCTCGGTGAGTTGGAACGTCTGCAGGGCGTATTGGCCTGA
- the hisI gene encoding phosphoribosyl-AMP cyclohydrolase: protein MTTSALTFAPPPADKVELEEGSSFTPRFDTNGLVTVVVTDVGDGALLMVAHMNAEALALTLETGIAHYWSRSRGSLWKKGETSGNFQHVKEVRTDCDQDAIWLKVAVSGHDATCHTGRRSCFYRTVETNGSSAHLSHDGSEALFDVEHTYKHKK, encoded by the coding sequence ATGACGACGTCCGCCCTCACCTTCGCCCCTCCTCCCGCCGACAAGGTCGAACTCGAGGAAGGTTCATCCTTCACACCCCGTTTCGATACGAACGGCCTGGTAACCGTCGTGGTCACCGACGTCGGCGACGGCGCGCTGCTGATGGTGGCGCATATGAACGCCGAGGCGCTGGCGCTGACGCTCGAGACCGGCATTGCGCATTACTGGTCGCGCTCGCGGGGCTCGCTGTGGAAGAAGGGCGAGACGTCGGGCAATTTCCAGCATGTGAAGGAGGTTCGGACCGACTGCGACCAGGACGCGATCTGGCTCAAGGTGGCGGTCTCCGGCCACGACGCGACATGCCATACGGGCAGGCGCTCCTGCTTCTATCGCACGGTTGAAACCAATGGTTCTTCCGCCCATTTAAGTCATGACGGAAGCGAAGCGTTGTTCGACGTGGAGCACACCTACAAGCACAAGAAGTGA
- the folE gene encoding GTP cyclohydrolase I FolE: protein MDAAIKKFLPDAGNDSRPSDRPTEAEVEAAVRVLLRWTGDNPDREGLVDTPRRVMKAYREMFNGYDLSPAEELGRTFEEVAGYDDLVIVRDIQFHSHCEHHMVPIVGRAHVGYLPDGKVVGLSKIARVVDIFAHRLQTQEAMTAQVAGVIQDVLNPRGVAVIIEAEHMCMAMRGIRKQGSTTMTSTFTGSFKDSPEEQVRFVTMVRGTAGAR, encoded by the coding sequence ATGGACGCCGCGATCAAGAAATTCCTGCCCGACGCCGGCAATGACAGCCGCCCCTCGGATCGACCGACCGAGGCGGAGGTGGAGGCCGCCGTGCGCGTGCTGCTGCGGTGGACCGGCGACAACCCCGACCGCGAGGGCCTCGTCGACACGCCGCGCCGGGTGATGAAGGCCTATCGCGAGATGTTCAATGGCTACGACCTCTCGCCGGCGGAAGAACTCGGCCGCACCTTCGAGGAGGTTGCCGGCTACGACGACCTCGTCATCGTCCGCGACATCCAGTTCCATTCCCATTGCGAGCACCACATGGTGCCGATCGTCGGCCGCGCCCATGTCGGCTACTTGCCGGACGGCAAGGTGGTCGGCCTGTCGAAGATCGCGCGGGTGGTCGACATCTTCGCCCACCGGCTGCAGACTCAGGAGGCGATGACGGCGCAGGTCGCAGGCGTCATCCAGGACGTGCTCAACCCGCGCGGCGTGGCTGTCATCATCGAGGCAGAGCACATGTGCATGGCGATGCGCGGCATACGCAAGCAGGGCTCGACGACGATGACCTCCACCTTCACCGGATCGTTCAAGGACAGTCCGGAAGAACAGGTGCGCTTCGTTACCATGGTGCGCGGCACAGCCGGCGCGAGATGA
- a CDS encoding iron-sulfur cluster assembly scaffold protein: MIDDVYNAKILGFAGNISRLGRLSDADATAKAHSKLCGSTVVVDLKMQDGVVTDFAHDVKACALGQASSAIMAEHVVGATAQELREVREAMQKMLKENGPPPEGRFTDLKYLEPVRDYKARHASTMLTFDAVVDAIGQIEAKRAAEAA; encoded by the coding sequence ATGATCGACGACGTCTACAACGCGAAAATTCTCGGTTTTGCCGGCAATATCAGCCGGCTGGGTCGGCTGAGCGATGCTGACGCCACTGCCAAGGCTCATTCCAAGCTCTGCGGCTCGACCGTCGTCGTCGATCTCAAGATGCAGGACGGCGTGGTGACGGACTTCGCGCACGACGTGAAAGCCTGCGCGCTGGGCCAGGCGTCCTCGGCGATCATGGCCGAGCATGTGGTCGGCGCGACCGCGCAGGAACTGCGCGAGGTGCGAGAGGCGATGCAGAAGATGCTGAAAGAGAACGGTCCGCCGCCCGAGGGCCGATTCACGGATCTGAAATATCTGGAGCCGGTGCGCGACTACAAGGCGCGCCACGCCTCGACCATGCTGACCTTCGACGCGGTGGTGGACGCGATCGGCCAGATCGAGGCCAAACGAGCCGCGGAAGCCGCCTGA
- a CDS encoding LysR substrate-binding domain-containing protein, whose product MGRGRLPLTALRSFEAAGRLLSFSRAAEELFVSQAAISRQVRELEQSVGRPLFERLHRRVELTEAGRMLLGQLTASFDDIERRMAEVIGSPSETLLRISVEPTFAAALLVPRLNAFRAQYPDIDVVIDASTGLAEFGTGEAEIAIRHSTVTTSWPRTQSHHLFDVTMSPVMIPALAASAPLHSPADLGRFTLLHETSRDAWARWFTAAGLPELAHQRGPLFPDGAVVMQAARLGHGVALGDMVLDAADLRDGTLVRPFDLNVDCGAYFLVAPDFERLSPAARWFAEWLLATLDLGTL is encoded by the coding sequence ATGGGGCGCGGGCGACTTCCGCTGACGGCGTTGCGGAGCTTTGAGGCAGCCGGGCGCCTGCTCAGCTTCAGCCGGGCCGCGGAGGAGCTCTTCGTCTCGCAGGCCGCCATCAGCCGGCAGGTGCGTGAGCTGGAGCAATCGGTCGGGCGCCCGCTGTTCGAACGGCTGCATCGGCGCGTCGAACTGACTGAGGCGGGCCGCATGCTGCTCGGGCAACTCACAGCGAGCTTCGACGACATCGAGCGCCGGATGGCCGAGGTGATCGGTAGCCCGTCCGAGACGCTGTTGCGTATCAGCGTCGAGCCGACTTTCGCCGCAGCCCTTCTCGTGCCGCGCCTGAACGCGTTCAGGGCCCAGTACCCGGACATCGACGTTGTCATCGACGCCAGCACGGGTCTTGCGGAGTTCGGCACCGGCGAGGCTGAGATCGCCATCCGCCACAGCACAGTGACAACCTCCTGGCCGAGGACCCAGTCACACCATCTCTTCGATGTGACGATGAGCCCGGTGATGATCCCTGCCCTCGCCGCATCCGCGCCGCTGCATTCTCCGGCCGATCTTGGCCGATTCACGCTGCTGCACGAGACCAGCAGAGATGCGTGGGCGAGATGGTTCACGGCAGCCGGCCTGCCGGAACTGGCGCATCAGCGCGGACCGCTGTTTCCGGACGGGGCCGTGGTTATGCAGGCGGCCCGCCTCGGGCACGGCGTCGCGCTGGGAGACATGGTGCTGGACGCCGCCGACCTGCGCGACGGCACGCTGGTGCGTCCCTTTGACCTCAACGTCGACTGCGGCGCCTATTTCCTGGTTGCGCCCGATTTCGAACGGCTCAGCCCTGCAGCCCGCTGGTTCGCGGAATGGCTGCTGGCAACGCTCGATCTGGGAACCCTCTAG
- a CDS encoding LLM class flavin-dependent oxidoreductase translates to MSEQIELGLDTFGDVTVDLEGKLKSQAQVLRDVVEEGVLADQVGIDFIGVGEHHRDDFAVSAPEVVLSAIAARTSRIHLGSAVTVLSSDDPIRVFQRFSTIDAISNGRAEVILGRGSFTESFPLFGFALSDYERLFSEKLDLFAEILKQKPVSWKGSVRPELRDQLIYPPVENGKLKTWIGVGGSPESVVRAVQYELPLMLAIIGGEPRRFRQFVDLYHRASEQLQKPALPIGVHSPGHVADTDEEARAQLWPGYKAIHDRIGTERGWGPTSIARFNAEADMGSLYVGSPETVAKKIASTVKALGASRFDMKYSSGTLPHEHMMRSIELYGTKVIPMVKDLLA, encoded by the coding sequence ATGTCTGAACAGATCGAACTCGGCCTCGACACATTCGGTGACGTCACCGTCGACCTCGAGGGCAAGCTGAAATCACAGGCGCAGGTGTTGCGCGACGTGGTCGAGGAAGGCGTTCTGGCCGACCAGGTCGGTATCGACTTCATCGGCGTGGGTGAGCATCACCGTGACGATTTCGCCGTCTCGGCACCCGAAGTGGTGCTGTCGGCGATCGCCGCGCGCACCAGCCGCATCCATCTCGGCTCGGCAGTGACGGTGCTGAGCTCCGACGACCCGATCCGCGTTTTCCAGCGCTTCTCGACCATCGATGCGATCTCGAACGGGCGCGCCGAGGTGATCCTGGGGCGCGGATCGTTCACCGAATCCTTCCCGCTGTTCGGCTTCGCGCTCAGCGACTACGAACGGCTATTCTCGGAAAAGCTCGACCTGTTCGCCGAAATCCTCAAGCAGAAGCCGGTGAGCTGGAAAGGCTCGGTCAGACCCGAACTGCGCGACCAACTCATCTATCCGCCGGTCGAGAACGGTAAGCTCAAGACGTGGATCGGCGTCGGAGGAAGCCCCGAATCGGTCGTGCGCGCGGTGCAATATGAACTGCCGCTGATGCTCGCTATCATAGGCGGCGAGCCGCGCCGCTTCCGCCAGTTCGTCGATCTCTACCACCGCGCCTCGGAACAGCTTCAGAAGCCCGCGCTGCCGATCGGCGTGCATTCGCCGGGCCACGTCGCCGATACGGACGAGGAAGCGCGGGCGCAGCTCTGGCCGGGCTACAAGGCGATCCACGACCGGATCGGCACCGAGCGCGGCTGGGGGCCGACCTCGATCGCTCGCTTCAATGCCGAGGCAGACATGGGCTCGCTCTATGTCGGCTCGCCGGAGACGGTGGCGAAGAAGATCGCCAGCACTGTCAAGGCACTCGGCGCCAGCCGCTTCGACATGAAATACTCGTCGGGAACACTGCCGCACGAGCATATGATGCGCTCGATCGAGCTTTACGGCACCAAGGTCATCCCAATGGTGAAGGACCTGCTGGCCTGA
- the yidD gene encoding membrane protein insertion efficiency factor YidD, with the protein MTGHDHVHAPRGRNYAGPWRRTPGRLFGTSLVRLYQLTLSGFVGNTCRHLPTCSEYAYEAIARHGLWSGGWMGLFRVMRCGPGGTHGIDNVPEALDRRYAWYLPWRYWQIGRKVGTR; encoded by the coding sequence GTGACCGGCCACGATCATGTCCATGCGCCGCGCGGGCGCAACTATGCCGGCCCTTGGCGCAGGACGCCGGGTCGGCTCTTCGGCACGTCGCTGGTGCGGCTTTATCAGCTCACCTTGTCCGGCTTCGTCGGCAACACCTGCCGTCACCTGCCGACCTGTTCTGAATACGCCTACGAGGCGATCGCGCGGCACGGCCTGTGGTCAGGCGGCTGGATGGGGCTATTTCGCGTCATGCGCTGCGGCCCGGGCGGCACGCATGGAATTGACAATGTTCCCGAGGCTCTGGACCGACGCTACGCCTGGTACCTGCCCTGGCGCTACTGGCAGATTGGCCGGAAGGTGGGCACGCGCTGA
- a CDS encoding YegP family protein, translating into MAHKFEIYRDKAGEYRVRFKYNSEVMFSTEGYTSKASAQNAIDSIKKNGPEAPVEDNS; encoded by the coding sequence ATGGCCCATAAGTTCGAAATCTACCGCGACAAGGCGGGAGAATATCGCGTTCGTTTCAAATACAACAGCGAAGTGATGTTCTCGACCGAGGGCTATACCTCGAAGGCAAGCGCGCAGAACGCGATCGATTCCATCAAGAAGAACGGGCCGGAAGCTCCGGTCGAAGACAACAGCTGA
- the blaOXA gene encoding class D beta-lactamase has protein sequence MAAIQPSARAADDVQCTIIVDAESGDTVHRDGVCDRRYSPASTFKVPLAVMGYDAGILDDQDTPSWDYKAEYDAPERDRKTVDPTIWERDSVLWFSREITRRLGSEKFAAYVAGFDYGNADVSGDRGKKNGLTRSWVDSSLKITPVEQVEFLRRLLDRKLPVSAKAHDMTVAILPAFESGGWVVKGKTGTTRVRAEGEGRALGWFVGWAERDGRRVVFARLAVNGRKEGPKGPATRAAFLADFPALVK, from the coding sequence ATGGCGGCAATCCAGCCTTCCGCCCGTGCGGCCGATGACGTCCAGTGCACGATCATCGTCGATGCCGAAAGCGGCGACACGGTCCATCGGGATGGCGTGTGCGACAGGCGCTACAGCCCGGCGTCGACGTTCAAGGTTCCGCTCGCCGTCATGGGATACGACGCCGGAATCCTGGACGATCAAGACACGCCCTCATGGGACTATAAGGCCGAATATGATGCGCCGGAGCGCGACCGGAAAACCGTCGATCCGACCATCTGGGAGAGGGATTCGGTCCTGTGGTTCTCCCGGGAGATCACCCGCCGGCTCGGGTCGGAGAAGTTCGCCGCCTATGTCGCCGGTTTCGACTACGGCAATGCCGACGTGTCCGGCGATCGGGGCAAGAAGAACGGGTTGACCCGGTCCTGGGTCGACTCCTCACTGAAGATCACGCCGGTCGAGCAGGTCGAGTTCCTGCGCCGCCTGCTCGATCGCAAATTGCCCGTGTCTGCCAAGGCGCACGACATGACGGTTGCGATCCTCCCTGCCTTCGAGTCTGGCGGATGGGTGGTGAAGGGTAAGACCGGCACCACAAGGGTCCGCGCAGAGGGAGAGGGCCGCGCGCTCGGATGGTTCGTCGGCTGGGCAGAAAGGGACGGCCGCCGTGTCGTCTTTGCGCGGCTTGCCGTCAACGGCAGGAAGGAAGGTCCCAAGGGCCCAGCCACCCGCGCCGCCTTCCTTGCCGATTTCCCGGCGCTGGTGAAATAG